GTCAAGTCAATCAAGTCCATCGACAAGCCAATGCGGAAGGTAAGCGGCAACTCGAAGCTTTCTTCAGCGTAGGTCAAATCTCTGGCGAAGTTTCTCGCGGTCATGCCGAAGTTCAGGCTTTTGAATCCGGTTTTATAAAAAATTCCGAAGTCAAAGGCAACGGCATTGGCCTTGTTATCCTCGCGCCGCACAGAAGTGCCTTGCAGTTGCACCGCCGAGGCGCCGAGGTCTTCTTGAACATACTTGACATTACCGCCAAAGGAGAAGCGGTCGGAGACGGCAAAAGCATAACCCAGGCCAATGGACAAAGCTGAGGGGCTAAATTTGCCCAACTCGCGATAACCACTTGTCGAGCTGGCATCGCGAATCGTTTCCTCAAATTCGCCGTAATCCACCGAAACCACGTTCAAGCCAAAAACGCCGTAAGCGCCATCGGCCGGGCGAAGGGCTATGGCGCCGTAGTAATAATTGAAATCAACGATCCACTGCGTTTGACCAAGCGAGATATTGACGTTATTTTTCAACCAGCCCAGCCCCGCGGGGTTGTAGAACATGGCCATGGAAGTCACTTGATCTTGAGCCGTCATGGTGTTGCCCATGGCGGAAGCCCGAGCGTCCAATGAGACACTCAGAAATTTCATGCCGGTTTGCGCGCGCTTTTCTGTTGGGGTCTCATTCGTGGCCTGTCCGAAAGCCATGGAGACCATCAACAGCGCGAGGGCGCCAACCAAAACAGAAGTGAGAATATTTTTTTTCATAGTTTTCTCCAAAAGGTTCGTAGTAGCCCATTTAGGGGCACATGATACAAGACTCGAAAGTGCCTGAAGGCATTACTACAAACTACCGAATGATGACAAACTTCTTGATGGTTTTCTGGCCATTGGATTTGTCCTCGATCACCGCCACGTAAACGCCGCTGGCGACGACCTGCTTCGAGGCGGTCGATTGATCCCAAAACTCGTCGCCGCTGCCGTTGGTGTGCTCAATGGTGTGGACCAATTCGCCGAGCTGGGTGTAAATCTTG
The window above is part of the candidate division KSB1 bacterium genome. Proteins encoded here:
- a CDS encoding PorV/PorQ family protein, with translation MKKNILTSVLVGALALLMVSMAFGQATNETPTEKRAQTGMKFLSVSLDARASAMGNTMTAQDQVTSMAMFYNPAGLGWLKNNVNISLGQTQWIVDFNYYYGAIALRPADGAYGVFGLNVVSVDYGEFEETIRDASSTSGYRELGKFSPSALSIGLGYAFAVSDRFSFGGNVKYVQEDLGASAVQLQGTSVRREDNKANAVAFDFGIFYKTGFKSLNFGMTARNFARDLTYAEESFELPLTFRIGLSMDLIDLTRMDKNKHSFLLSVDTERPRDFQEHVKFGGEYVFSNVVALRGGYAIGASDDTEEGASFGAGLKTKMGSQGSLKVDYSYTSFGVFDNVNRFTFSFGF